A part of Brassica rapa cultivar Chiifu-401-42 chromosome A05, CAAS_Brap_v3.01, whole genome shotgun sequence genomic DNA contains:
- the LOC103866521 gene encoding probable E3 ubiquitin-protein ligase RHC1A: MSSGRNTHWCHRCQRAVRLHAPDPVCSYCGGGFVEELDTPQAIANPFDIFRSHRDVAERDPAFDLMDAFSAFMRNRLADRELRGRSIPSRPESFPGLAPLLIFGGQVPYRDNAVEALFSNGSPGIGITLGNTGDYFFGPGLEELFEQLSTGVSTRRGPPPAPRSSIDALPTVKIAQRHLRSSDSNCPVCKEEFELGAEAKQMPCNHVYHSDCIVPWLVQHNSCPVCRQELPSARGSSTNENRTTTRNNRSSSNSNERRNPFSSLWPFRSSGSSSNNNTQNRGGARNSETTDENHNYHHQQQQQQSHMGYSGWPFDY, encoded by the coding sequence ATGTCAAGCGGTAGAAACACCCACTGGTGTCACAGATGCCAACGTGCTGTCCGTCTCCACGCCCCAGACCCTGTATGTTCTTATTGTGGAGGAGGATTCGTTGAGGAGCTTGACACACCTCAAGCCATAGCCAACCCATTTGATATCTTTAGATCTCACAGGGACGTCGCAGAACGTGATCCCGCTTTTGATCTCATGGACGCTTTCTCCGCCTTTATGAGAAACCGCTTAGCCGACCGAGAACTCAGAGGAAGATCCATCCCTTCCCGTCCTGAAAGCTTCCCCGGCTTAGCTCCTTTGTTGATCTTTGGTGGTCAGGTTCCTTATAGAGACAATGCAGTCGAAGCTCTCTTCAGCAACGGCTCTCCTGGCATTGGCATCACGCTTGGTAACACTGGCGACTACTTCTTCGGCCCTGGTCTTGAGGAACTCTTTGAGCAGCTTTCTACCGGCGTCTCTACTCGCCGCGGCCCGCCGCCTGCTCCTAGATCTTCGATAGATGCGTTGCCAACCGTCAAGATAGCGCAGAGGCATCTCAGGTCGTCGGACTCGAACTGTCCTGTGTGCAAAGAGGAGTTCGAGTTGGGAGCAGAGGCGAAACAGATGCCGTGTAACCATGTATATCATTCTGACTGTATCGTCCCGTGGCTGGTTCAGCACAACTCATGCCCGGTCTGTCGACAAGAGTTACCATCAGCTAGAGGCTCTTCAACCAATGAAAACAGAACTACCACCAGAAACAACAGAAGTAGTAGTAACAGCAATGAAAGGAGGAATCCTTTCTCTTCCTTGTGGCCGTTCCGGTCGTCTGGTTCAAGCTCAAACAACAACACTCAAAACCGTGGAGGTGCAAGAAACTCTGAGACAACTGATGAGAACCATAACTATCATCACCAGCAACAGCAACAGCAGTCACATATGGGTTACAGTGGCTGGCCTTTTGATTACTAA
- the LOC103866523 gene encoding 4-alpha-glucanotransferase DPE2, whose product MMNLGTLSLTTTVKSSKPMVSLSFWIPYFTHWGQSLLVCGSAPGLGSGNVKKGLLLKPSQQEDQLVWSGSVSVPPGFTCDYCYYVVDDLKNVLRTEFGMKRKLVVPEALTGGESVQLRDLWQSGDQALPFRSAFKDVIFRNTGDVEVGKPLGVFENKSDQDDSVVVQFKICCPDVGEGTSVYVLGTSGKLGKWKVESGLKLSYVGDSMWEGDCLIPKAEFPIKYRYCKVPKDGSIGLESGGNRELTLHSSSNKQEYIVMSDGLFREMPWRGAGVAVPMFSVRSEDDVGVGEFLDLKLLVDWSVDSGLHLVQLLPVNDTSVHKMWWDSYPYSSLSVFALHPLYLRVQALSESLPADIKEQIEKAKKQLDKNDVDYEATMETKLSIAKKIFDLEKDQTLSSSSFQKYFSENEGWLKPYAAFCFLRDFFETSDHSQWGTFSDYTEDKLEKLTSKDSLHYNTICFHYYIQYHLHVQLSEASEYARKRGVVLKGDLPIGVDRNSVDTWVNKNLFRMNTSTGAPPDYFDKNGQNWGFPTYNWEEMSKDNYGWWRARLTQMGNYFTAYRIDHILGFFRIWELPAHSMTGLVGKFRPSIPLSQEELEKEGIWDFDRLSKPYVQKKFLEEKFGDFWPFIASNFLNETQKDMYEFKEDCNTEKKIAAKLKSLAAKSLLLENEDKVRRDVFDILRNVVLIKDPEDARKFYPRFNIEDTSSFQDLDDHSKNVLKRLYYDYYFHRQEDLWRKNALKTLPALLNSSNMLACGEDLGLVPACVHPVMKELALVGLRIQRMPSESDVEFGVPSNYDYMTVCAPSCHDCSTLRAWWEEDEERRQRYFKEVIGLDAIPPSQCVPEITHFILRQHVEAPSMWAIFPLQDMLALKEEYTARPAKEETINDPTNPKHYWRYRVHVTLDSLMKDVDLKSTIKNLVSSSGRSVPASGEDVNNKK is encoded by the exons ATGATGAATCTAGGAACGCTTTCTTTGACCACCACCGTCAAGTCGAGTAAGCCAATGGTTAGCCTTAGCTTCTGGATACCGTACTTCACTCACTGGGGGCAGAGCCTTCTGGTCTGTGGCTCGGCTCCTGGACTTGGCTCCGGGAATGTTAAAAAAGGTTTGCTTCTTAAGCCCTCTCAGCAAGAGGACCAGCTCGTCTGGAGCGGTTCTGTTTCTGTCCCACCTGGGTTTACCTGTGACTACTGCTACTATGTTGTGGATGACTTAAAGAATGTGCTGAGGACCGAGTTTGGGATGAAGAGGAAACTCGTTGTGCCTGAGGCATTGACTGGTGGAGAGTCTGTACAGCTTCGTGATCTCTGGCAG AGTGGTGATCAAGCTCTCCCGTTTAGAAGCGCCTTTAAAGATGTTATCTTCCGCAACACTGGTGATGTGGAAGTAGGGAAACCTCTAGGGGTGTTTGAGAATAAGTCTGATCAAGATG ATTCAGTTGTTGTCCAATTCAAAATCTGCTGTCCAGATGTTGGAGAGGGAACATCG GTGTATGTTCTAGGCACCTCAGGGAAGTTGGGGAAATGGAAAGTTGAAAGTGGACTTAAACTCAGCTATGTTGGTGATTCCATGTGGGAAGGAGATTGCTTGATCCCTAAAGCAGAGTTTCCTATCAAATATAGATACTGTAAAGTTCCGAAAGACGGTAGCATAGGTCTTGAATCTGGTGGCAATCGAGAGCTTACGCTTCACTCATCCAGTAACAAACAGGAGTACATTGTCATGTCAGACGGTTTGTTTCGA GAAATGCCATGGAGGGGTGCTGGTGTTGCAGTTCCAATGTTCTCCGTTAGATCAGAAGATGACGTTGGTGTGGGAGAGTTTCTCGATCTGAAGCTGCTTGTTGACTGGTCTGTAGATTCAGGGTTGCATCTAGTACAACTTTTACCTGTAAATGACACGTCCGTGCATAAGATGTGGTGGGACTCGTATCCTTACAG TTCCCTATCTGTGTTTGCATTGCATCCATTATATCTTAGAGTACAGGCTCTCTCTGAAAGTTTACCAGCAGACATAAAG GAACAAATTGAGAAGGCAAAGAAGCAACTGGACAAGAAT GATGTTGATTATGAGGCTACTATGGAAACTAAGCTTTCAATTGCTAAGAAGATCTTTGACCTCGAGAAAGACCAGACGTTGAGCTCAAGCTCTTTCCAGAAATACTTCTCTGAGAACGAG GGCTGGTTGAAACCATATGCAGCTTTCTGCTTTCTCCGTGACTTCTTCGAGACTTCAGATCATAGCCAGTGGGGTACCTTCTCTGACTACACAGAAGATAAG CTTGAGAAATTAACATCCAAGGACAGCTTGCACTACAACACTATATGCTTCCACTACTACATCCAGTACCACTTACATGTACAG TTGTCAGAAGCATCTGAATATGCAAGGAAGAGAGGAGTCGTGCTGAAAGGAGATCTACCTATTGGCGTTGACAGAAACAGTGTCGACACATGGGTTAACAAGAATCTGTTTCGCATGAATACGTCAACAGGAGCGCCTCCAGACTATTTTGACAAAAATGGTCAGAACTGGGGTTTTCCTACTTACAACTGGGAGGAAATGTCAAAAGACAACTATGGTTGGTGGCGTGCTCGCTTAACACAG ATGGGAAACTATTTCACTGCCTATAGGATTGATCATATTTTAGGATTCTTCCGTATCTGGGAGCTTCCAGCTCATTCTATGACTGGTTTAGTGGGGAAGTTCCGTCCATCTATTCCATTAAGTCAG GAAGAGTTAGAAAAAGAGGGAATATGGGATTTTGATCGGTTAAGCAAGCCTTATGTCCAGAAGAAGTTTCTTGAG GAGAAATTTGGAGATTTCTGGCCATTTATTGCGTCTAATTTTCTTAATGAAACTCAGAAGGACATGTACGAG TTCAAGGAGGACTGCAACACAGAGAAGAAGATTGCAGCAAAACTGAAGTCATTAGCTGCAAAGTCTCTGTTGCTAGAAAACGAAGACAAAGTTCGTCGTGATGTCTTTGACATTTTAAGG AATGTTGTTCTGATCAAAGATCCAGAGGATGCAAGAAAATTCTATCCTCGCTTCAACATTGAAGATACTTCAAGTTTCCAGGATTTGGATGATCACAG CAAAAATGTTCTGAAGAGACTATACTATGACTACTATTTCCATCGCCAAGAGGATCTATGGAGAAAAAATGCTTTGAAAACCTTGCCTGCTCTATTAAATTCTTCTAATATGCTAGCGTGTGGGGAGGATCTCGGTCTCGTTCCAGCTTGTGTACATCCT GTTATGAAAGAACTGGCTTTGGTTGGCCTGCGCATCCAGCGCATGCCTAGTGAGTCCGATGTGGAGTTTGGGGTTCCATCTAACTATGACTACATGACT GTGTGTGCTCCTTCATGCCACGACTGCTCTACACTGAGAGCTTGGTGGGAAGAGGACGAAGAGAGAAGACAACGTTACTTCAAGGAAGTGATTGGCCTAGATGCAATCCCTCCAAGTCAGTGTGTTCCAGAGATAACCCATTTTATCTTGAGGCAACATGTTGAGGCTCCATCTATGTGGGCTATTTTCCCACTTCAG GATATGTTGGCTCTGAAGGAAGAGTACACTGCACGTCCTGCAAAGGAAGAGACGATCAATGACCCCACAAACCCCAAACATTACTGGAGATACC GCGTACACGTGACGTTGGACTCGCTTATGAAGGACGTAGACTTGAAATCAACCATTAAGAACCTCGTTTCTAGCAGCGGAAGATCCGTTCCTGCTTCTGGTGAAGACGTTAACAACAAGAAATGA
- the LOC103866522 gene encoding cytochrome P450 98A3, which yields MSWFLITAAIAAVVSYKLIQRLRFKLPPGPLPKPIIGNICDIKPVRFICYYEWAQTYGPIISVWIGSILNVVVSSAELAKEVLKDHDQKLADRHRNRSTEAFSRNGQDLIWADYGPHYVKVRKVCMLELFTPKRLESLRPIREDEVTAMVESVFRDCKLPENITKGIQLRKYLGAVAFNNITRLVFGKRFVDADGVIDEQGLEFHAIVSNGLKLGASLSIAEHIPWLRWMCPADEKAFAEHGARRDLLTRAIMEEHTLARQKFSGPKQHFVDALLTLKDQYDLSEDTIIGLLWDMITAGMDTAAISTEWAMAEMIKNPRVQQKVQEEIDRVIGLDRILTEPDFASLPYLKCVVKESFRLHPPTPLMVPHRAREDVKIGGYNIPKGSNVHVNVWAVGRDPAAWRNPLEFRPERFLEEDVDMKGHDFRLLPFGAGRRVCPGAQLGISLVTSMLSHLLHHFVWTLPQGTNTDEIDMSGNPGIVTFKRTPVQAVATPRLASDLYKRVPFDM from the exons atgtCATGGTTTCTTATAACGGCGGCCATTGCCGCAGTCGTGTCTTACAAACTGATCCAACGGCTAAGGTTCAAGCTCCCACCGGGCCCACTCCCTAAACCAATAATTGGTAACATCTGCGACATAAAACCTGTCCGGTTCATATGCTACTATGAGTGGGCACAAACCTATGGACCAATCATATCGGTTTGGATAGGTTCGATTTTAAATGTTGTCGTATCTAGTGCCGAGCTAGCAAAGGAAGTGCTCAAAGATCACGATCAGAAACTCGCCGACAGGCACCGGAACAGATCAACGGAAGCATTCAGTCGCAACGGTCAGGATCTAATATGGGCGGATTATGGGCCACATTACGTGAAGGTGAGAAAAGTTTGCATGCTTGAGCTCTTCACACCTAAACGACTCGAGTCACTTAGACCTATCCGTGAAGATGAGGTCACTGCCATGGTCGAGTCCGTCTTCAGAGACTGTAAACTTCCTG AAAACATAACCAAAGGAATACAACTGAGGAAGTACTTAGGAGCGGTTGCGTTCAACAACATAACGCGGCTAGTGTTCGGAAAGCGCTTCGTGGACGCGGACGGTGTGATAGACGAGCAAGGGCTTGAGTTCCACGCCATAGTGTCCAACGGTCTGAAGCTAGGTGCTTCACTGTCGATAGCTGAACACATCCCCTGGCTCCGGTGGATGTGTCCGGCTGATGAGAAGGCGTTTGCTGAGCATGGTGCTCGCCGCGACCTCCTGACTCGAGCTATCATGGAAGAGCACACTTTGGCCCGTCAAAAGTTTAGTGGACCTAAGCAGCATTTTGTTGATGCGTTGCTTACGTTGAAGGATCAGTATGATCTTAGCGAGGACACCATCATTGGTCTTTTATGG GATATGATCACGGCAGGGATGGACACGGCAGCGATATCAACAGAATGGGCGATGGCAGAAATGATCAAGAATCCAAGAGTGCAACAAAAGGTGCAAGAAGAAATCGATAGAGTCATTGGCCTTGACCGGATCTTAACCGAACCAGACTTCGCTAGCTTACCCTACCTGAAATGCGTGGTTAAAGAATCATTCAGGCTGCACCCACCAACGCCTCTAATGGTTCCTCACCGAGCCAGAGAAGACGTCAAGATAGGAGGCTACAACATTCCAAAAGGTTCAAACGTTCATGTGAACGTTTGGGCGGTGGGTAGAGACCCGGCCGCATGGAGAAACCCATTAGAGTTTAGACCAGAGAGGTTCTTGGAGGAAGATGTTGACATGAAGGGTCATGATTTTAGGCTGCTTCCGTTTGGAGCAGGGAGACGAGTTTGTCCTGGTGCACAACTTGGTATCAGCTTGGTGACTTCGATGTTGAGTCATTTGCTTCACCACTTTGTTTGGACACTGCCTCAAGGGACTAATACAGATGAGATTGACATGTCTGGAAACCCTGGAATAGTTACTTTCAAGCGTACTCCTGTTCAAGCCGTTGCCACGCCTCGGTTGGCTTCGGATCTGTATAAACGTGTGCCTTTTGATATGTGA
- the LOC103866524 gene encoding WAT1-related protein At2g40900 — MGLRMSESAKPYFAMVCLQFGYAGMNLLTKTVLDRGMSHYVLVAYRNAFATAAIAPFAFLSERKVRSKMTFSIFMHIFVLALLGPVIDQNLYYIGLKLTSPTFSSAVSNIVPAITFILATLFRMEKVEMKKVRCQVKVVGTLVTVVGSILMILYKGPFINFFRSHLTTTATASSPLAGDYFKAAVFLLLASLSWASFFILQAWTLKKYAAHLSLSTMVCFMGTLQSLALAFVMEHNPSALNISFDMNLLASAYAGIMSSSIAYYVQGLMMQRKGPVFVTAFNPLVVVIVSIMSFFVLGQGIYLGGVIGLVVLMVGVYAVLWGKHVDDDDKETRCEDNILVAVKCCSVNSDLSMMPTIDEVDEDVERGKVQAVEKETSLVVVVFCRENVDNVSRC, encoded by the exons ATGGGACTAAGGATGTCAGAATCAGCTAAACCTTACTTTGCAATGGTCTGTCTTCAGTTTGGATACGCCGGTATGAACCTGCTCACTAAAACCGTCCTTGACCGCGGTATGAGCCATTACGTTCTTGTTGCATACCGCAACGCTTTTGCCACAGCCGCGATCGCACCTTTCGCATTTCTTTCTGAAag GAAAGTGAGGTCAAAGATGACATTTTCGATATTCATGCACATATTTGTTCTTGCTCTTCTCGG GCCTGTAATTGATCAGAATCTATATTACATCGGTCTGAAACTCACATCTCCGACGTTTTCCTCCGCCGTCAGCAACATCGTGCCCGCAATAACCTTTATCCTCGCCACTCTATTCAG gATGGAGAAAGTGGAGATGAAAAAAGTAAGATGCCAAGTAAAAGTAGTGGGGACTTTAGTGACAGTGGTTGGATCCATATTGATGATATTATACAAAGGTCCTTTCATCAATTTCTTCCGATCTCACCTCACCACCACCGCCACCGCATCTTCGCCGCTGGCCGGTGATTATTTTAAAGCCGCCGTCTTCCTCCTTCTCGCTTCCCTCTCATGGGCTTCCTTCTTCATTCTCCAG GCATGGACTTTGAAGAAATACGCAGCCCATCTCTCGTTATCAACCATGGTGTGTTTCATGGGAACGTTACAATCCTTAGCCCTGGCCTTCGTAATGGAACACAATCCTTCTGCTTTGAACATCAGTTTTGACATGAACCTTCTAGCTTCTGCCTATGCG GGAATAATGTCGTCGAGCATAGCTTACTACGTTCAAGGACTTATGATGCAGAGAAAGGGACCTGTCTTCGTCACTGCTTTTAACCCTCTTGTTGTCGTCATTGTCTCCATAATGAGCTTCTTCGTTCTCGGCCAAGGAATCTACCTAGGAGG GGTTATTGGACTGGTTGTTTTAATGGTGGGAGTCTACGCCGTGTTATGGGGCAAACACGTAGACGATGATGACAAAGAAACACGCTGTGAAGATAACATTTTAGTTGCCGTTAAGTGTTGTAGTGTCAATAGTGATCTCTCGATGATGCCAACAATCGATGAAGTTGATGAGGATGTTGAAAGGGGTAAAGTTCAGGCGGTTGAGAAGGAAACGTCGCTGGTGGTTGTGGTTTTTTGCCGTGAAAATGTGGATAACGTTTCACGATGCTAA